Proteins encoded in a region of the Phacochoerus africanus isolate WHEZ1 chromosome 8, ROS_Pafr_v1, whole genome shotgun sequence genome:
- the C1QA gene encoding complement C1q subcomponent subunit A encodes MEAPRDWLVIMISVLAVSLASSAAQDTCRNLDGRDGAAGKPGRPGRPGPKGERGEPGAPAFQTGIRGLKGDQGESGSPGKPGRMGYPGPSGPPGLPGIPGLKGIKGNPGNIKDQRRPAFSAVRRNPPTSGNVVIFDEVITNQEGAYKSQLGQFICDVPGYYYFTFQVVSKWDLCLSIMSSRRAQVQQSLGFCDFNSKGLFQVVSGGSVLQLQRGDQVWIQRDPNKGRIYQGSEADSVFSGFLIFPST; translated from the exons ATGGAAGCCCCCCGGGACTGGCTGGTGATCATGATCAGTGTGCTGGCCGTATCCCTGGCCTCTTCGGCGGCCCAGGACACGTGCCGAAATCTGGACGGGAGGGACGGGGCCGCAGGAAAACCCGGCCGACCCGGGCGGCCAGGCCCCAAGGGAGAACGAGGAGAGCCGG GAGCCCCTGCCTTTCAGACTGGCATCCGCGGCCTTAAAGGAGACCAGGGGGAGTCTGGGTCCCCTGGAAAACCTGGCAGAATGGGCTACCCGGGGCCCAGCGGCCCTCCAGGGCTCCCGGGCATCCCAGGGTTGAAGGGCATCAAGGGCAACCCGGGAAACATCAAGGACCAGCGCCGGCCGGCCTTCTCGGCCGTGCGACGGAATCCTCCGACGAGCGGCAATGTGGTCATCTTCGATGAGGTCATCACCAACCAGGAGGGCGCGTACAAGAGCCAGCTGGGCCAGTTCATCTGCGATGTGCCAGGCTACTACTACTTCACCTTCCAGGTGGTGTCCAAGTGGGACCTCTGCCTGTCCATCATGTCCTCTAGGAGAGCCCAGGTCCAGCAGTCCTTGGGCTTCTGTGACTTCAACAGCAAGGGACTCTTCCAGGTGGTGTCTGGGGGCTCGGTGCTCCAGCTCCAGCGGGGAGACCAGGTCTGGATCCAAAGAGACCCCAACAAAGGCCGCATTTACCAGGGTTCAGAAGCTGACAGCGTCTTCAGCGGCTTCCTCATCTTCCCGTCCACCTGA
- the C1QC gene encoding complement C1q subcomponent subunit C: MDMGSSSWPLLVLNLLLLLLALPLEGQDNLRCPGIPGIPGLPGAPGKDGYDGLPGPKGEPGIPAIPGTRGPKGEKGDPGKPGLPGKNGPMGTPGIPGNPGVMGPRGEPGEEGRYKQKHQSVFSVTRQTAQFPAANSLLKFNNVITNPQGDYDINTGKFTCKVPGLYYFVYHTSHTANLCVLLYRNGFKVTTFCDHMSSSKQVSSGGVLLRLQEGEQVWLGVNDYNGLVGTEGSDSIFSGFLLFPN; encoded by the exons ATGGACATGGGGTCCAGCTCCTGGCCCCTTCTGGTACTAAACCTACTGCTGCTCCTGCTGGCACTGCCACTCGAAGGCCAGGACAACTTAAGATGCCCTGGGATCCCTGGGATACCGGGCCTGCCTGGGGCCCCCGGGAAGGATGGGTATGATGGACTGCCAGGGCCCAAGGGTGAGCCAG GAATCCCAGCTATCCCTGGGACACGCGGACCCAAGGGTGAGAAGGGAGATCCCGGCAAACCTGGCCTTCCTGGAAAAAACGGTCCCATGGGAACCCCTGGGATTCCAGGGAATCCCGGAGTCATGGGACCCCGTGGGGAGCCGGGCGAGGAGGGCAGATACAAGCAGAAGCACCAGTCAGTGTTCTCCGTCACACGGCAGACGGCCCAGTTCCCAGCGGCCAACAGCTTGCTCAAGTTCAACAACGTCATCACCAACCCGCAGGGGGATTATGACATCAACACTGGCAAGTTCACCTGCAAAGTCCCCGGCCTCTACTACTTTGTCTACCACACGTCACACACGGCCAACCTATGTGTGCTGCTCTACCGCAACGGCTTCAAGGTGACCACCTTCTGTGACCACATGTCCAGCAGCAAGCAGGTCAGCTCGGGCGGTGTGCTGTTGCGGCTGCAGGAGGGCGAGCAGGTGTGGCTGGGAGTCAACGACTACAACGGCCTGGTGGGCACGGAGGGCTCCGACAGCATCTTCTCTGGCTTCTTGCTCTTCCCTAACTAG
- the C1QB gene encoding complement C1q subcomponent subunit B: MKTLRGSVPALLPLLLLNLLHVSQAQIFCMPGIPGIPGIPGPDGIPGTPGIKGEKGLPGQVRDHDEVGEKGDPGIPGIPGKVGPKGPIGPKGTPGPPGARGPKGESGDYKATQKIAFSAKRTINTHLRPDQAIRFDQVITNANENYESRSGKFTCKVPGLYYFTYHASSRGNLCVNLMRGREQVRKVVTFCDQVQNTFQVTTGSIVLKLEVEETVFLQATEKSSLLGIDGANTIFSGFLLFPDVEA; this comes from the exons ATGAAGACCCTGAGGGGCAGCGTCCCGgcgctgctgccgctgctgctccTGAACCTGCTTCATGTCTCCCAGGCCCAGATCTTCTGCATGCCTGGCATCCCGGGTATCCCAGGGATACCGGGCCCTGATGGCATACCTGGGACCCCGGGGATCAAGGGAGAGAAAG GGTTGCCAGGGCAAGTAAGAGACCACGATGAGGTTGGAGAGAAGGGAGATCCAGGGATTCCTGGGATTCCAGGAAAAGTCGGCCCCAAGGGCCCCATCGGCCCCAAAGGTACCCCAGGGCCTCCTGGAGCCCGTGGCCCCAAGGGCGAGTCCGGAGACTACAAGGCCACACAGAAAATCGCCTTCTCTGCCAAGCGTACCATCAACACCCACCTGCGGCCGGACCAGGCCATCCGCTTTGATCAGGTGATCACCAACGCCAATGAGAACTACGAGTCTCGAAGTGGCAAGTTCACGTGCAAGGTGCCCGGCCTTTATTACTTCACCTACCATGCCAGCTCTCGAGGGAACCTGTGCGTGAACCTCATGCGTGGCCGAGAGCAGGTGCGGAAGGTGGTCACCTTCTGCGACCAGGTCCAGAACACCTTCCAGGTCACCACGGGCAGCATTGTGCTCAAGCTAGAGGTGGAGGAGACCGTCTTCCTGCAGGCCACCGAGAAGAGCTCCCTGCTGGGCATCGACGGCGCCAACACCATCTTCTCTGGGTTCCTGCTCTTCCCAGATGTAGAGGCGTGA